A region of the Clostridium estertheticum subsp. estertheticum genome:
CATTCAATAAAGAAAGAAAAAACAAAGGGAACATACAGAGTTATAATGCATTCACATACTACAAACGCTATAGCTTTAACATTTGTATTACCACTAGATGGCAAGGTATTTACGAGAGAATTGTGGGAAATGGCAACAGAATGTCCAGTAGTATTCCCAGGCGGAATAGGCATAGTACCTTGGATGGTTCCAGGTGGAGCTCCGATTGCAGAAGCGACTGGTAAATTAATGAAAAAACATGATGTTGTAATTTGGGCACATCATGGAATGTTCTGCGCTGGTGAAACTCTAGATTTAACTTTTGGACTTATGGATACAGTAGAGAAATCAGCTGAAATCTTAGTTAAAGTATTATCGATGGGTGGAAAGAAGCAAACAATAACATCTCAAAACTTTAGAGACTTAGCAAAAGATTTTAATGTTAATATTTCAGAAGAATATTTGATTTAACAACATTTTAGAAGGATAGTAATTTATTACAAAATATATTCTAAAAGGAGATTGATTATTATGGCAAATAGAATGGTTTTAAATGAGACAAGTTACATAGGCGCAGGAGCAATAACGAATATTGCGCAAGAGGTTAAAACTAGAGGTTTTAAAAAAGCATTAGTAGTAACTGATAAAGATTTAATAAAATTTAATGTAGCTTGCAAGGTAATAGATTTACTTAAAGAAAGTGTTTTAGAATTTGAAATCTTTGATGGTGTAAAAGCTAATCCTACTATAAGTGTAGTAAAAAGCGGTATAGCAATGTTTAAGGAATCTGGTGCAGATTACCTAGTAGCTATTGGTGGAGGTTCAGCTATTGATACTGCAAAAGCTATAGGTATTATTATAAGTAACCCTGAATTTTCAGATGTAAGAAGTCTTGAAGGTGCAGCTATCACTAAAAATAAAGCAGTACCTATTATTGCAATCCCAACAACAGCTGGAACAGCAGCAGAAGTTACTATTAATTATGTAATAACTGATGAAGAAAGAAAACGTAAATTTGTATGTGTAGATCCACATGATATTCCAGTTATTGCAGTTGTTGATTCGGAAATGATGTCATCAATGCCAAAGGGACTAACAGCAGCTACTGGTATGGATGCTTTAACTCATGCAATTGAGGGATATATTACAAAAGGCGCTTGGGAATTAACAGATACTTTCCATTTAAAAGCTATTGAAATAATTTCACGCTCACTTAGAAGTGCAGTAGCAAATGAACCAAAGGGGAGAGAAGATATGGCCCTTGGACAATACGTTGCAGGTATGGGATTTAGTAATGTAGGACTTGGCCTTGTTCATGGAATGGCACATCCACTTGGAGCTTTTTATAATACACCACACGGAATTGCTAATGCAGTAATATTGCCTTACGTTATGGAATATAATGCAGGTTCGACTGGCGAAAAATATAGAGAAGTAGCCCGTGCAATGCGAGTTCCAAATGTAGATAACATGTCTAAGGAAGAATATAGAAAGGCAGCTATTGATGCTGTTAAAAAACTTTCAGGGGATGTTGGAATTCCAAAGACATTAAAAGAAATTGGAGTTAAGAAGGAAGATCTAGAAGCACTTGCGCAGTCAGCTATGGCAGATGCATGTACTCCAGGTAATCCAAGAGATACAAGCGTTAAAGAAATATTTGAAGTTTATAAATCAATTTTTTAATAAACAATGTATATTAAAAGTAACAGGCTATGGAAATTCTGAAAAGCTGCCTAGATGTTTCATAATAGTTATATAGAAAAAAACGGATTACCTTAAGGTAGTCCGTTTTTTCTATATGTTGAAAGTGAAATTAAAAGTGGGTTAATGCTTATATTTTAACATACAAAATATTGCAGATCCGAAGGAGAGGATTTAATTGGATAAAAAGATTGAAATGTTGGAATAGTAATGGTATTGTAATCACATGAATGAATAAGGAAGTTTAATAAATTAAAATGGAGGTGTCAAATGACAGATTTAAAAAACAAATTTGATAGTGCAAAGGATAAGGTTTTGGGGAAAACTAAGGAGAATGTTGGAAAGGCAACTGGTAGTGAAGAGACAGAACTTAAGGGGAGGGCTCAGTCACAAACGGGTGAGTTTAAGGAGAAATTTGGTGAATTTAAAGAGAAGGTAGCAAAAAAAATTAATGATAAATTAGATAAGAGTGAAGAAAAGAAATAGATGTTTTTAGAAAAATTTATTTTGGACAAAGAAACTTAAGGATCAAAAAAACTTCGGAGAAATACAGCCGAAGTTTTTTGGTTTTTGAGATTGGTTGATTTTGTTACATACCAGGCATACCAGGCATCTTATTAATTATTTCAGGATTTACCATACCGAAAATCATAGCAATATGTGCTACAACTAAAAAACCACTTATAAGAATAAAATGAATTTTCATTTTTTCGTCTAAAGTTTTTTTCTTAAAAATAATACCAAGCTCCATTAGTGCTATTGGTAAAAGGAAAATAACACCACTTAGATAAAAACCAACAGCGACAACATCTACCCAGGTATGCCAACCACCACTTGTTGAAAGGGGTATGACGGCGGTTATAAATAAGTATATAAAAATGCCTGTAAAATAAAATCCGTCAAAAATACCTACAACTTTATTAAATGTTCTAATACCACCTTGCTTAATTTTATTAAAAATAATAAAAAATTCGCTAATTGTTAATGCTTCTGCCATTATAACTGGTAATGCCATAAAAATAATTAAATTCCAGGGCTGATTGTTTGTTAATAATGCCATATAATGTGTCATATTCAATATAATCATCCTTCTTTCTTTAAGCTCATTATAATAAAAAGTTGTGTAGATTTTATGAAGTTTTAAAATTAGAAAAAAATATTATTTATAGAGAATGTAATATTGTATATCTTTAGAAACAAGAAAAGCCATATGATGGAATTGTAATCCAACATGTGGCTGATTTATTAGGGTGTAAATCTATTTTGTAATTTTAAATCAAATAAATTTAAGCAATATTTTTTTTCTTGTTTTTAGGAACCCAGAACTTTTCAATCTCTTCTAATGATTTATTTTTAGTTTCTGGAACCGACGTTGTAACAAATATAAAGCAAATAACATTTAATCCGCAGAATATCCAAAAGGTAAATGCACCACCAATACTACTTAGTAGCATTGGAGTAAATTGCCCAATTGCCCAGTTAGCACCCCACAGAAACATAGTTGCAATGCCTGTTGCTCTTGCTCTTAAATAATTGGGGAATATTTCAGGAATCATAATCCAAGGAATTGGACCCATTGAAATACAAAATGATGCTACAAAACCAAGAATTAAGAATAAAATAACCATTCCATTTCCGTAATGTGTATAAAATGCCAAACCAATGAATAACATAAAGAAAGCCATTAATGCAGAACCTATAGACATTAACTTTTTACGTCCAACTTTATCTATTAAGAACATAGCAAGTATTGTAGCTAAAACGTCTACAACGCCTACCACGCTTGTAGCAAGAAAACTTGAATTAGTTTTAAAACCTATCATTTCAAAAATTTTGGGACCATAATATGTAATTGAATTCATGCCAACTGCTTGATTAAAGATGGCAAGGAAAATTCCGATTACTAAAGCTTTGCGAAGCCCTGGTTTAAAAAGCTGTTTAAGAGATGAATCTTTTTCAACTATTAATGAATTAGAAATAGAAGCAAACTCTTGCTTTCCGATTATAGGGCCATTAATTTTATTAAGTACAGCAACAGCTTGGTCTAATTTTCCGGCTTTTACTAAATAACGTGGACTTTCTGGAACGAAAAATAATGTTAATAAGAATACAAAAGAGGGGAATATACCACAAGCAAGCATCCAACGCCATCCAGTTGTTGTAAGCCAAGCATCATTACCCATATTTACAATCCATAGGTTTATGAAGTATGTAAGACACATTCCAGAGATTGTGAATAATTGATAGAGTGCAGAAAGTCTACCACGAATTGCAGGTGGTGCACATTCTGTAATATAAGTTACAGATAAGGCTGAAGCCATACCAATACCTAGGCCTCCAATTATTCTAGCAATAATTAAAGCTTCTACTGAATGTGATAAAGCAGATGCTAGGGCTGATACTCCAAATAAAGCAGCAGCAAACATTAATACTTTTTTTCTACCGATGAAATCACCTAAGAATCCTGAGATACCAACACCGACGACACCACCAATCATAATACTTGAAATTACTAGACCTTCCATCATTGGTGTTAAATTATATAGCTTTTGAAGCGAACCAATGGCTCCGGATATAACGGCTGTGTCATATCCATATAGTAGACCGCCTAATCCGGCAGCACATGATATTAGTATAATAAACATTAAAGAACGTTTACTTTTAGGTTTCTCTGACATTTTAAATCCTCCTCATATATTATGTTTATTATTAGCATGCAAGCGATTACAAGATTATAATAATATATATACGTACAAATGTCAATAAAATATAAATGTTATAGGTACAAATAAAAAATAAATAAACCATAAACCGCTATAATATCATAAAATAGCTTATGGTCTATGGTTTATTTTAAAGCAACCTTGTTGAACTACGAATAACAAGACTAGGTTCATATAATATAGAATCACTGTCATCAAACTCATTATTATTATTAACTAATTTTATTATTAAATTAGCAGCGTCCTTGCCCATTTGTTCTTTTGGGTGTGTAATGGAAGTTAGTTTTGGAACCATAATTCTTGATAACATAGAGTCATCAAAGCCGATAATTGAAAGTCCTTCTGGAATTTTTATTTTCAATTTATTTGCAATGCTTGATACCATATATGCAATTTCATCATTATAACAAAATATACCTGTGGGACGATTGCTAGATTTGAGTACACTCTCTATTCTTTGGGGAAGTACTGTTTCCACTTCTTCTGAGAGGTAAGTTAAAATTTGATTTGGCGATGATGCAATCTCATTATTTTGACATTCCGTAATAAATCCATTCATTCTATGGATACCTTGGGAATCATCAACTTTAAATATACCGGTTATATTAGT
Encoded here:
- the fucO gene encoding lactaldehyde reductase, with the translated sequence MANRMVLNETSYIGAGAITNIAQEVKTRGFKKALVVTDKDLIKFNVACKVIDLLKESVLEFEIFDGVKANPTISVVKSGIAMFKESGADYLVAIGGGSAIDTAKAIGIIISNPEFSDVRSLEGAAITKNKAVPIIAIPTTAGTAAEVTINYVITDEERKRKFVCVDPHDIPVIAVVDSEMMSSMPKGLTAATGMDALTHAIEGYITKGAWELTDTFHLKAIEIISRSLRSAVANEPKGREDMALGQYVAGMGFSNVGLGLVHGMAHPLGAFYNTPHGIANAVILPYVMEYNAGSTGEKYREVARAMRVPNVDNMSKEEYRKAAIDAVKKLSGDVGIPKTLKEIGVKKEDLEALAQSAMADACTPGNPRDTSVKEIFEVYKSIF
- a CDS encoding sugar porter family MFS transporter; this translates as MSEKPKSKRSLMFIILISCAAGLGGLLYGYDTAVISGAIGSLQKLYNLTPMMEGLVISSIMIGGVVGVGISGFLGDFIGRKKVLMFAAALFGVSALASALSHSVEALIIARIIGGLGIGMASALSVTYITECAPPAIRGRLSALYQLFTISGMCLTYFINLWIVNMGNDAWLTTTGWRWMLACGIFPSFVFLLTLFFVPESPRYLVKAGKLDQAVAVLNKINGPIIGKQEFASISNSLIVEKDSSLKQLFKPGLRKALVIGIFLAIFNQAVGMNSITYYGPKIFEMIGFKTNSSFLATSVVGVVDVLATILAMFLIDKVGRKKLMSIGSALMAFFMLFIGLAFYTHYGNGMVILFLILGFVASFCISMGPIPWIMIPEIFPNYLRARATGIATMFLWGANWAIGQFTPMLLSSIGGAFTFWIFCGLNVICFIFVTTSVPETKNKSLEEIEKFWVPKNKKKNIA
- a CDS encoding DUF6803 family protein, encoding MNMTHYMALLTNNQPWNLIIFMALPVIMAEALTISEFFIIFNKIKQGGIRTFNKVVGIFDGFYFTGIFIYLFITAVIPLSTSGGWHTWVDVVAVGFYLSGVIFLLPIALMELGIIFKKKTLDEKMKIHFILISGFLVVAHIAMIFGMVNPEIINKMPGMPGM
- the rhaD gene encoding rhamnulose-1-phosphate aldolase; this encodes MNIENMKFIQNFKKIANDAWLKGWHERNGGNITYRLTQEEVSGVKGIINDDSEYTPIGVTVKNLANEYFLVTGSGKFIRNMTVCLEENAGLIKVDEKGENYKIVWGLINGARPTSEVTSHLMSHSIKKEKTKGTYRVIMHSHTTNAIALTFVLPLDGKVFTRELWEMATECPVVFPGGIGIVPWMVPGGAPIAEATGKLMKKHDVVIWAHHGMFCAGETLDLTFGLMDTVEKSAEILVKVLSMGGKKQTITSQNFRDLAKDFNVNISEEYLI
- a CDS encoding CsbD family protein codes for the protein MTDLKNKFDSAKDKVLGKTKENVGKATGSEETELKGRAQSQTGEFKEKFGEFKEKVAKKINDKLDKSEEKK